A stretch of Brassica rapa cultivar Chiifu-401-42 chromosome A08, CAAS_Brap_v3.01, whole genome shotgun sequence DNA encodes these proteins:
- the LOC103835753 gene encoding wall-associated receptor kinase 1, whose amino-acid sequence MLYFLVTDIDECTSKSTIHKHNCSDPSTCRNKVGGFYCKCRSGYRLDTTKMSCKRKDFGWATILLGTTIGFLSILLAVSCVRQKMKHRNNSQLRQKFFVQNGGGLLVQRLSGGETSNSNIKIFTEEGMKTATNGYDQSRILGQGGQGTVYKGILPDNSIVAIKKARLGDNSQVEQFINEVLVLSQINHRNVVKLLGCCLETEVPLLIYEFINSGTLFDHLHGSFSSLSLTWEHRLRIAVEIAGTLAYLHSSASIPIIHRDVKTANILLDENLTAKVADFGASRLIPMDKEQLTTMVQGTLGYLDPEYYNTGLLNEKSDVYSFGVVLMELLSGQKALCFERPQYSKHLVSYFASAIKENRVYEVIDEKVMTEDNKMEIKEVARIAVECTRLMGEERPKMKEVAAELEGLRVTKDKHHWSDQYPEETEHLVGVEIISAQGGSSTTDYDSIKNVATLHIEAGR is encoded by the exons ATGCTCTATTTCCTTGTGACAGACATCGATGAGTGTACTAGTAAAAGTACTATCCATAAACATAACTGTTCGGATCCCAGCACCTGTAGAAACAAGGTTGGAGGCTTCTATTGTAAGTGTCGATCTGGTTACCGCTTAGATACTACCAAAATGAGTTGCAAGCGTAAAGACTTTGGATGGGCTACCATTCTTCTTG GAACAACCATTGGCTTCTTGTCCATCCTGCTTGCAGTTAGCTGTGTACGACAGAAAATGAAGCACCGGAATAACAGTCAGCTCCGACAAAAATTCTTCGTACAAAATGGTGGCGGCTTGTTAGTACAGAGACTCTCAGGAGGAGAGACATCAAAttctaatataaaaatattcactGAAGAAGGCATGAAGACTGCAACCAATGGTTATGACCAGAGCAGAATCCTTGGCCAGGGAGGCCAAGGAACAGTCTACAAAGGGATATTGCCTGACAACTCCATAGTTGCAATAAAGAAAGCTCGGCTTGGAGACAACAGCCAAGTAGAGCAGTTCATCAACGAAGTGCTAGTTCTTTCACAAATCAACCATAGAAACGTGGTCAAGCTCCTAGGATGTTGTCTGGAGACAGAAGTTCCCTTGCTGATCTATGAGTTCATTAACAGTGGCACCCTTTTCGATCACTTGCACGGTTCCTTCTCTAGTCTTTCTCTTACATGGGAACACCGCCTGAGGATAGCCGTGGAGATAGCTGGAACTCTTGCATATCTTCACTCATCTGCTTCTATTCCAATCATCCACCGAGACGTCAAGACTGCTAATATTCTTTTGGATGAAAACTTAACTGCAAAGGTAGCTGACTTTGGTGCTTCAAGACTAATACCGATGGATAAAGAGCAGCTCACTACCATGGTGCAAGGAACTCTAGGCTACTTAGACCCAGAATACTACAACACAGGGCTCCTAAACGAAAAGAGTGATGTTTATAGCTTTGGGGTAGTCCTCATGGAACTGCTCTCAGGTCAAAAGGCATTGTGCTTTGAAAGGCCACAGTACTCTAAACATCTGGTCAGTTACTTTGCTTCTGCCATAAAAGAGAATAGGGTGTATGAGGTCATTGATGAGAAAGTGATGACCGAGGATAACAAGATGGAGATCAAGGAAGTTGCAAGAATTGCTGTTGAGTGTACAAGACTGATGGGAGAAGAAAGACCAAAGATGAAGGAAGTAGCTGCAGAGCTTGAGGGATTAAGAGTCACAAAAGACAAACATCATTGGTCGGATCAGTACCCTGAGGAGACTGAGCACTTGGTCGGTGTTGAAATCATATCGGCGCAAGGGGGTAGTAGTACCACTGACTATGATAGCATCAAGAATGTAGCAACGTTGCACATTGAAGCTGGTCGCTGA
- the LOC103835755 gene encoding uncharacterized protein LOC103835755 yields the protein MDGKLPQGVAVRGGASSYGGFDLQGPLSQHLQGLPFTMVSGQTCGHHLSEQHKGERESDDDEQPSFNEEATKGSPWQRVKWTDKMVKLLITAVSYIGDDSSMDGGGRRKFAALQKKGKWKSVSKVMSERGYHVSPQQCEDKFNDLNKRYKKLNDILGRGTSCQVVENPKLLDSIGYLNDKEKDDVRKIMSSKQLFYEEMCSYHNGNRLHLPHDFALQRSLQVALRSRDDQHRVEDLDDEDHDGEGDEHDDDVDHGDCRVVGGPLKKARESHSHSHEGVDHQGHVNSLECNKVTLALPQGGAESGRSASVQKQWIESRTLQLEEQKLQIQVELLELEKQRFRWERFSKKRDQELERMRMENERMKLENDRMGLELKQRVLGVEL from the coding sequence ATGGACGGGAAGCTTCCTCAAGGAGTTGCTGTTCGTGGTGGAGCTTCTTCCTACGGAGGATTCGATCTTCAAGGCCCCCTGAGCCAGCATCTCCAAGGTCTTCCCTTTACTATGGTTTCAGGACAAACCTGTGGTCATCACTTGTCTGAGCAGCATAAAGGCGAAAGAgagagtgatgatgatgaacaaCCAAGTTTCAACGAGGAAGCAACTAAAGGGTCTCCATGGCAGCGAGTGAAGTGGACTGATAAGATGGTGAAGCTGTTGATAACCGCTGTGTCTTATATAGGTGATGACTCGTCTATGGATGGTGGCGGTAGAAGAAAGTTTGCTGCTTTACAGAAAAAGGGCAAGTGGAAGTCTGTTTCTAAGGTTATGTCTGAGAGAGGCTATCATGTTTCGCCTCAGCAGTGTGAGGATAAGTTTAATGATTTGAATAAACGTTATAAGAAGCTTAACGATATCCTTGGAAGGGGAACTTCTTGTCAGGTTGTTGAGAATCCTAAGCTTTTGGATTCTATTGGGTATTTGAATGATAAGGAGAAGGATGATGTAAGAAAAATCATGAGTTCTAAGCAGTTGTTCTATGAGGAGATGTGTTCTTACCACAATGGGAACAGGTTGCATTTGCCTCATGACTTTGCTTTGCAGCGTTCGCTTCAGGTGGCGCTTAGAAGCAGAGATGATCAGCATCGAGTTGAGGATCTTGATGATGAGGATCATGATGGGGAAGGTGATGAgcatgatgatgatgttgaccATGGGGATTGTAGGGTTGTTGGTGGTCCTTTGAAGAAGGCGAGAGAGAGCCATAGCCATAGCCATGAAGGTGTTGATCATCAGGGCCATGTGAATTCTCTGGAATGCAATAAGGTCACTTTGGCTCTACCTCAAGGTGGGGCTGAGAGTGGGAGGTCAGCTTCTGTTCAGAAGCAGTGGATTGAGTCTAGGACTCTCCAGCTAGAAGAGCAGAAGCTTCAGATTCAAGTTGAATTGCTGGAATTGGAGAAACAGAGATTCAGGTGGGAGAGGTTTAGTAAGAAAAGGGATCAAGAGCTAGAGAGAATGAGGATGGAGAATGAGAGGATGAAACTTGAGAATGATAGGATGGGACTGGAGTTGAAACAAAGGGTGCTGGGTGTTGAGTTATAA